A window from Hoeflea sp. IMCC20628 encodes these proteins:
- a CDS encoding DHCW motif cupin fold protein, with amino-acid sequence MRMTDIAFGITEWDGIEPVRHSGDVGHAMWRTRTFGPEDNPVRVRIVDYSPGYEADHWCEKGHILFCLEGEMDTVLADGRAFKLKPGTSYQVADGAEPHRSSSAGGAKLFIVD; translated from the coding sequence ATGCGCATGACCGACATTGCTTTCGGCATCACCGAGTGGGACGGCATCGAGCCGGTACGCCATTCCGGTGATGTTGGACATGCAATGTGGCGCACTCGCACTTTTGGTCCGGAGGATAACCCCGTCCGTGTTCGGATTGTGGATTATTCTCCGGGTTATGAAGCAGACCACTGGTGCGAAAAGGGACATATTCTGTTTTGCCTTGAAGGCGAGATGGATACCGTTCTTGCTGATGGTCGTGCGTTCAAACTGAAACCCGGAACAAGCTATCAAGTCGCCGACGGAGCGGAGCCACACCGCTCCAGTTCTGCCGGCGGCGCGAAACTGTTCATTGTCGACTGA
- a CDS encoding 2-oxoglutarate dehydrogenase E1 component, with protein MARNDEANDIMAETSFLYGGNAAYIEQMYARFEDDPGSVPAEWQTFFAELKDDPDQVRKSAAGASWTQANWPVPANGELISALDGDWGYVEKVVADKLKGKAEAAGKPADTGDVLQATRDSVRAIMMIRAFRMRGHLHAKLDPLGIAQQADNDYNELSPEAYGFTEADYDRKIFIDHVLGLEYATIREMVDILERTYCSTLGVEFMHISNPEEKSWIQERIEGPDKGVEFTENGKKAILQKLIEAEGFEQFIDVKYKGTKRFGLDGGESLIPALEQIIKRGGNMGLKEIVFGMAHRGRLNVLTQVMAKPHRAVFHEFKGGSYKPDEVEGSGDVKYHLGASSDREFDNNKVHLSLTANPSHLEIVNPVVMGKCRAKQDMMATVFEGDIIPLKERVKVMPLLLHGDAAFAGQGVVAEILGLSGLRGHRVGGTVHFIINNQIGFTTNPGFSRSSPYPSDVAKMIEAPIFHVNGDDPEAVVYAAKVATEFRMTFHKPVVVDMFCYRRFGHNEGDEPSFTQPKMYKKIRSHETVVTVYSRRLIEEGVITEGEFEKMKADWRAHLEGEFDIGQSYKPNKADWLDGQWSGLRTADNQDEQRRGKTAMPLKQLRELGKKLSEVPEGFKAHRTIQRFMDNRAKMVETGEGIDWAFAEALAFGSLVLEGTKIRFSGQDVERGTFSQRHSVLYDQETEERYIPLANLSPNQARYEVINSMLSEEAVLGFEYGYSLARPNALTLWEAQFGDFANGAQVLFDQFISSGERKWLRMCGLVCLLPHGYEGQGPEHSSARLERFLQMCAEDNMQVANCTTPSNYFHILRRQMKRDFRKPLIMMTPKSLLRHKRAVSTLAEMSGESSFHRLLWDDAEVLKNEPIKLVKDNKIRRVVMCSGKVYFDLYEEREKRGINDVYLLRLEQLYPFPAKALINELSRFRNAEMVWCQEEPKNMGAWSFIDPYLEWVLAHIDAKYQRVRYTGRPASASTATGLMSRHLAQLEAFLEDALGD; from the coding sequence ATGGCACGCAACGACGAAGCCAACGACATCATGGCAGAGACCTCGTTCCTGTATGGCGGCAACGCTGCCTACATTGAGCAGATGTATGCGCGGTTCGAGGATGATCCGGGCAGCGTGCCGGCGGAGTGGCAAACATTTTTTGCCGAGCTGAAGGATGACCCGGATCAGGTTCGCAAGTCTGCTGCCGGGGCTTCCTGGACCCAGGCCAACTGGCCGGTACCGGCCAATGGCGAGTTGATTTCCGCACTTGATGGCGATTGGGGTTACGTCGAGAAAGTCGTCGCCGACAAGCTCAAGGGCAAGGCCGAGGCGGCAGGCAAGCCAGCTGATACCGGCGATGTGCTGCAGGCTACCCGCGATTCCGTCCGTGCCATCATGATGATCCGGGCCTTCCGCATGCGCGGCCATCTGCATGCCAAGCTCGACCCGCTCGGAATTGCCCAGCAGGCCGACAATGATTACAACGAATTGTCCCCGGAAGCCTATGGCTTCACCGAAGCCGATTACGACCGCAAGATCTTCATTGATCACGTTCTCGGGCTCGAATACGCAACAATCCGCGAGATGGTCGACATCCTGGAGCGGACCTATTGCTCGACGCTCGGTGTCGAATTCATGCATATTTCCAATCCGGAGGAAAAATCCTGGATTCAGGAACGCATCGAAGGCCCGGACAAGGGCGTCGAGTTCACCGAGAACGGCAAGAAGGCGATCCTGCAAAAGCTGATCGAAGCGGAAGGTTTTGAGCAGTTCATCGACGTCAAATACAAGGGTACCAAGCGGTTCGGCCTGGATGGCGGCGAATCGCTGATTCCGGCGCTGGAACAGATCATCAAGCGTGGCGGCAATATGGGGCTGAAGGAGATCGTCTTCGGCATGGCCCACCGCGGCCGGCTCAACGTGCTCACCCAGGTGATGGCCAAGCCGCACCGGGCGGTATTTCATGAATTCAAGGGCGGCTCCTACAAGCCTGACGAGGTCGAAGGGTCGGGCGACGTCAAGTATCACCTCGGCGCATCGTCGGACCGCGAGTTCGATAACAACAAGGTCCACCTGTCGCTGACCGCCAACCCGTCGCATCTGGAAATCGTCAACCCGGTGGTGATGGGCAAGTGCCGCGCCAAGCAAGACATGATGGCGACCGTGTTCGAGGGTGACATCATTCCGCTCAAGGAGCGCGTCAAGGTAATGCCGCTGCTTCTGCATGGAGATGCGGCCTTCGCCGGCCAGGGCGTGGTGGCGGAAATCCTCGGCCTGTCAGGCCTGCGCGGTCACCGTGTTGGCGGCACCGTGCATTTCATCATCAACAACCAGATCGGGTTTACCACCAATCCCGGTTTCTCGCGCTCGTCGCCCTATCCGTCGGATGTGGCCAAGATGATCGAAGCGCCGATCTTCCACGTCAATGGCGACGATCCGGAAGCCGTGGTCTACGCCGCCAAGGTGGCAACTGAATTCCGCATGACGTTCCACAAGCCGGTCGTCGTCGACATGTTCTGCTATCGCCGCTTTGGTCACAATGAGGGCGACGAGCCGTCATTCACCCAGCCGAAAATGTACAAGAAGATCCGTAGCCACGAGACGGTTGTGACGGTTTATTCGCGCCGCCTGATCGAGGAAGGTGTGATCACTGAAGGCGAATTCGAAAAGATGAAGGCCGACTGGCGCGCCCATCTGGAAGGCGAATTCGACATCGGCCAGAGCTACAAGCCGAACAAGGCCGACTGGCTCGACGGGCAATGGTCGGGGTTGCGTACCGCCGACAATCAGGATGAGCAACGCCGTGGCAAGACCGCGATGCCGCTCAAGCAATTGCGTGAGCTGGGCAAGAAACTCTCGGAGGTTCCGGAAGGCTTCAAGGCCCACCGCACCATCCAGCGGTTCATGGACAACCGCGCCAAGATGGTCGAGACCGGCGAAGGCATCGATTGGGCCTTTGCCGAGGCGCTGGCCTTCGGGTCGCTGGTGCTGGAAGGCACCAAGATCCGCTTTTCCGGCCAGGATGTCGAGCGCGGCACCTTCAGCCAGCGGCATTCGGTGCTCTATGATCAGGAGACCGAGGAACGTTATATTCCGTTGGCCAATTTGTCGCCGAACCAGGCGCGGTACGAGGTCATCAACTCGATGCTGTCGGAAGAGGCGGTGCTCGGCTTCGAGTATGGCTATTCGCTGGCACGACCGAATGCGCTGACCCTGTGGGAAGCCCAGTTCGGCGATTTCGCCAATGGCGCCCAGGTTCTGTTTGACCAGTTCATCAGCAGCGGCGAACGCAAGTGGCTGCGCATGTGCGGCCTCGTCTGCCTGTTGCCGCATGGTTATGAGGGTCAGGGTCCTGAACATTCCTCGGCCCGTCTCGAGCGCTTCCTGCAGATGTGCGCCGAAGACAATATGCAGGTTGCCAACTGCACCACGCCGTCGAACTATTTCCATATCCTGCGACGTCAGATGAAGCGCGACTTCCGCAAGCCGCTGATCATGATGACGCCGAAATCGCTGCTGCGCCACAAGCGCGCCGTGTCGACACTGGCGGAAATGTCGGGCGAAAGCTCGTTCCACAGGCTTTTGTGGGACGATGCGGAAGTGCTCAAGAACGAACCGATCAAGCTGGTCAAGGACAACAAGATCCGCCGTGTGGTGATGTGTTCGGGCAAGGTCTATTTCGATCTTTACGAAGAACGCGAAAAGCGCGGCATCAACGATGTCTACCTGCTGCGGCTCGAACAGCTGTATCCGTTCCCGGCCAAGGCATTGATCAACGAGCTTTCGCGCTTTCGCAATGCCGAGATGGTATGGTGCCAGGAAGAGCCCAAGAACATGGGCGCCTGGTCGTTCATCGACCCCTATCTGGAATGGGTGCTGGCCCATATCGACGCCAAGTATCAGCGTGTGCGCTACACCGGTCGGCCGGCTTCGGCATCGACGGCGACCGGATTGATGTCGCGCCACCTTGCGCAGCTTGAAGCCTTCCTCGAGGATGCGCTGGGGGATTAG
- a CDS encoding nuclear transport factor 2 family protein translates to MSDAVRETLDRYYAALKAGDRVALRGVVSDDIEVHCPAPEGLLPWAGEWIGFERFEAFIATVGDHLVIDTVEPLAVHVAGDTVITVLRGEWTVKATARKVRTETVNMFTLRDGKIVRYQVYSDTAALGIGLGRLAA, encoded by the coding sequence ATGAGCGACGCCGTGCGCGAAACGCTGGACCGCTACTACGCTGCGCTGAAAGCGGGCGACAGGGTGGCCCTGCGCGGCGTCGTGTCAGACGATATCGAGGTTCACTGTCCGGCGCCTGAGGGGCTTTTGCCCTGGGCCGGCGAGTGGATCGGGTTCGAGCGCTTCGAGGCGTTCATTGCGACCGTGGGCGATCATCTGGTGATCGACACGGTCGAACCGCTTGCAGTCCATGTCGCTGGCGACACCGTGATCACGGTGCTCAGGGGTGAATGGACGGTCAAGGCGACGGCACGCAAGGTGCGCACAGAAACAGTCAATATGTTCACGTTACGCGACGGCAAGATTGTCCGGTATCAGGTCTACAGCGACACCGCGGCGCTGGGGATCGGTTTGGGCAGGCTCGCGGCGTAA